In Rutidosis leptorrhynchoides isolate AG116_Rl617_1_P2 chromosome 2, CSIRO_AGI_Rlap_v1, whole genome shotgun sequence, one genomic interval encodes:
- the LOC139894628 gene encoding uncharacterized protein, producing MDDSMDDSWTIRTSETDQKAIDQLYDVYPDLFTIVLHHGGYFRMGSEVVYTEGKIDYIDCFDIEKFCLGQLDSVMQELGYDPTRSVVYRFLKPNTNMDTGLNLLNDNEHRDYLLSCLEDGDVIYRQIDVYAEHEDMKGKRLWSEQINRDNLVVGGVHSDGSLVEGDNSEGSDSEDSDYIVDDENEILDVHVEMKDFNFNIDKNVEFMGNGCNSFEDDEVNIEGTELEVLNNDGFESYDSQSDEEGVRKKRIRNHKKEVEGSVQVGKTIFYLGQKFESKSEVRQAVRMHAIETRRKLVIVKNDKRRIRVKCEGLCINSKGGEIVSQSDLSKKTKCDVGPSKLRVKGGVVGKSKEKVTSQIKKAGESCSGKTNKWAKRELHIVCEWVLLVSKEKDSEEWEVRTYRHQHECQPARILKFCTYQFLSNRLVPQIQKNPKIPIKAVRSYLETETELIISEHKAYRAVRKATKMIQGDYKSQYAELRDYVCELKRGNVDTTVKFEVEPGTLKSETRVFKRIYICLGPLKKGFKAIGRDLLGLDGAFMKQPATGCILSAVGVDSNNGIYPVAYAIVEQECGSSWTWFLECLGQDLDLSTNSNFTFISDRQKGLIQAVTNVFPCAEHRHCLRHIHGNMKGDFRGVAYKNHLWRCASVTTVPEFEQAMQQLKEFDNEAFVWLAKIPAHQWARSHFTGRAVSDVLLSNMCECFNRWLVDARDKPIVTALEYIREYCMKRIVNVKKNISKTNGPLTPAATKLFDKIKSEAHQCTVLWGGDQRYQVSGKVNQYVVDMETRSCACRKWELTGIPCKHAIAVFYNMSENGLETGEPETWVHPVYLLDTWIKTYQYTIEPLNGRSLWPKAEGMFTLVSPKTISTPGRPKKKRRLSKNEVDVIGDSGKLSSKGKLKKCGTCGTYGHNKSTCTGEKKRSGNVDNKWTKKTVKVKLSSKKTMVVGKGKKKK from the exons ATGGATGATTCAATGGATGATTCATGGACTATTCGTACATCAGAAACTGATCAAAAGGCTATCGACCAATTATACG ATGTATACCCTGATTTGTTCACGATTGTGTTACATCATGGTGGATATTTTAGAATGGGTAGTGAAGTTGTGTACACAGAAGGTAAAATTGATTACATTGATTGTTTTGACATTGAAAAGTTTTGTTTAGGACAACTGGATTCAGTCATGCAAGAATTAGGTTATGATCCCACCAGGTCTGTGGTATATCGTTTTCTTAAACCCAATACAAACATGGATACTGGGTTAAATCTTTTAAATGATAATGAACATAGGGACTATTTGCTTAGTTGTCTAGAAGATGGTGATGTGATTTATAGGCAAATTGATGTGTATGCTGAACATGAGGATATGAAAGGGAAGAGGTTATGGTCAGAACAAATTAATAGAGATAACTTAGTAGTTGGTGGTGTTCACAGTGATGGGAGCTTAGTAGAGGGTGATAACAGTGAAGGTAGTGACTCTGAGGATAGTGATTACATTGTTGATGATGAAAATGAGATTTTGGATGTTCATGTAGAGATGAAAGATTTTAATTTTAACATTGATAAGAATGTAGAGTTTATGGGAAATGGCTGTAACTCATTTGAAGATGATGAGGTCAATATTGAGGGTACAGAATTGGAAGTGTTGAACAATGATGGTTTTGAAAGCTATGATTCTCAAAGTGATGAAGAAGGGGTAAGGAAGAAGAGAATTCGTAATCATAAAAAGGAGGTTGAAGGTAGTGTTCAAGTGGGAAAAACTATCTTCTATCTTGGACAAAAGTTTGAAAGTAAATCAGAGGTTAGGCAAGCTGTGAGAATGCATGCTATTGAAACTAGGAGAAAGCTAGTTATTGTTAAGAATGACAAAAGAAGAATTAGGGTTAAATGTGAAGGGTTGTGTATAAATTCAAAAGGTGGTGAGATAGTTAGTCAAAGTGATTTGTCAAAGAAGACAAAATGTGATGTGGGGCCCAGTAAATTAAGAGTTAAAGGTGGTGTAGTTGGGAAGAGTAAAGAGAAAGTGACTAGTCAAATTAAAAAAGCAGGGGAATCTTGTAGTGGGAAGACTAACAAATGGGCAAAAAGGGAATTACACATTGTTTGTGAGTGGGTGTTGTTGGTATCCAAAGAAAAAGATAGTGAAGAATGGGAGGTTAGAACCTACAGACACCAACATGAATGTCAACCTGCAAGAATACTAAAATTCTGCACTTACCAATTTTTATCAAATCGGTTGGTACCTCAAATTCAAAAGAATCCAAAGATACCAATTAAAGCTGTCAGATCATATTTGGAAACAGAAACTGAATTAATCATCAGTGAGCATAAAGCATATCGTGCTGTGAGAAAGGCAACAAAGATGATTCAAGGGGATTATAAATCTCAGTATGCTGAGCTCAGAGATTATGTTTGTGAATTAAAGAGAGGTAATGTTGATACTACTGTTAAGTTTGAGGTTGAGCCAGGAACCCTAAAGTCTGAAACTAGGGTTTTCAAGAGAATTTACATTTGTTTGGGACCATTGAAGAAGGGTTTTAAAGCAATAGGTAGAGATCTACTTGGGTTGGATGGTGCTTTTATGAAACAACCTGCAACTGGTTGTATTTTGAGTGCTGTAGGGGTTGATTCAAACAATGGCATATATCCTGTAGCATATGCCATTGTTGAACAAGAGTGTGGTTCATCCTGGACTTGGTTCTTAGAGTGCTTGGGTCAAGATCTTGACTTGTCTACcaattctaactttacttttatcaGTGACAGGCAAAAG GGTTTAATACAAGCTGTTACAAATGTGTTTCCTTGTGCTGAGCATAGACATTGCCTTAGACATATTCATGGGAATATGAAAGGGGATTTCAGGGGTGTTGCTTATAAGAATCACTTGTGGAGATGTGCTAGTGTAACAACAGTTCCTGAGTTTGAGCAGGCTATGCAACAATTGAAGGAGTTTGATAATGAAGCTTTTGTTTGGTTAGCTAAAATTCCTGCCCATCAGTGGGCAAGGAGTCATTTTACAGGAAGGGCTGTATCAGATGTGTTGCTCAGTAACATGTGTGAGTGTTTCAACAGATGGTTAGTTGATGCACGTGACAAACCCATAGTTACAGCTTTAGAATACATCCGAGAGTATTGCATGAAGAGAATTGTTAATGTAAAGAAAAACATTTCCAAGACTAATGGCCCTTTAACACCTGCAGCCACCAAATTGTTTGACAAAATCAAATCTGAGGCTCACCAGTGTACTGTCTTATGGGGTGGAGATCAAAGGTACCAAGTGAGTGGAAAAGTTAATCAATATGTTGTGGATATGGAGACTAGATCATGTGCTTGTAGAAAGTGGGAACTAACAGGGATACCTTGTAAGCATGCAATTGCAGTGTTTTATAACATGAGTGAAAATGGTTTGGAAACTGGTGAACCAGAAACATGGGTTCATCCAGTGTATTTGTTAGATACATGGATCAAAACTTACCAATACACCATTGAGCCATTGAATGGGAGAAGCTTATGGCCAAAGGCAGAAGGCATGTTCACTCTGGTATCACCAAAGACTATTTCCACACCTGGTCGTCCAAAAAAGAAAAGAAGGTTGTCCAAAAATGAAGTTGATGTCATTGGTGATAGTGGTAAACTTAGCTCAAAAG GCAAGCTAAAGAAGTGTGGCACATGTGGTACTTATGGACACAATAAGAGTACTTGTACAGGTGAGAAGAAAAGAAGTGGGAATGTGGATAACAAGTGGACAAAAAAGACAGTGAAAGTTAAGCTATCTTCAAAGAAGACAATGGTAGTTGgaaaagggaagaagaagaagtga